The segment GGCTGGCAGTCGGTCACCAACTTCGGCACCGAGCCGGTGGCACTTCCGGAAGGCACCGTCGTCGTGAGCAGCGCACCGCTCGAGGCCGGCAAGCTCCCGGCAAACACGACGGCCTGGATCGTCTAGTCCCCAGTCGCTCCCTCCGCTCGCAAGCTCGCGAGGGAACCCGGCGACCGTGGCCCCATTCACCCCTGACCGCTGACCCAACTGGCCCGCAGTTAATGTCGTTTTGAAGGCTGCAAACGACAACAACTGCGGGTTAGTTGCATGTGAAAGAGTTTGAAAATGACTGCAAAAAGCAAAATCGCATCCGGCCGGCTCATCTATGGCTGCATGGGCCTCGGAGGTCCTTGGGAGGGCAGCGAATACGGCGCTGCCGAAGTCGATCAGGCCGCGGCCGCGATCGAAGCCGCCATGGGCATCGGGATCGACCTGTTCGACCACGCCGACATCTACCGCAGCGGCAAGTCCGAGGCAGTCTTCGGTGAAGTCCTGGCCAGGACGCCAGGGCTGCGGGAGAAAATCCAGCTCCAGACCAAGTGCGGAATCCGGCTCGGCCAGCCCGGAGTCGAAGGGCATTACGACCTGAGCAAGGACTCCATCCTGGAACGGGTCAATGGAAGCCTGGAACGGTTGCGGACCGACTACGTCGACGTGCTGCTGCTCCACCGTCCCGACCCGCTGATGGAACCCGCGGAGGTGGCGTCCGCCGTCGGGCAGCTCATCGCGGAAGGCAAGGTGCGGCAATTGGGCGTGTCCAACATGTTCGGCGCGCAGATCGCCTTCCTGCAGGACCAGCTTGAGGTGCCGATCGTGGCCAACCAGCTGGAAATGAGCCTGCACCGGCGTGCCTGGCTTGAGAGCACCGTGCTGGTCAACCACGACGATGCCCTCGGCTACAGCTTCCCGCACGGCACTTTGGAACACTGCGTCGGCCAGGGGATTGAGCTGCAGGCGTACGGTTCCCTCGCCCAGGGCCGGTATACGGGCTCGACGCCGGTTTTCCCGACTGCCGCGGACACTGCGACTTCCGCTCTTGTCGCCCAGCTCTCGGACGCAAAGGGTGTCACTCCTGAGGCTGTGTTGTTGGGGTGGCTCATGAAGCATCCGGCACGCATTTCCCCGGTGCTGGGCAGTTCCAACCCGGCGCGGATCGCTGCCTGCGCGGATGCTGCCGCAGTTGCCGCAGCCATGACGCGGACCGAGTGGTACGGCCTGTGGGTGGCTGCGCGGGGCAGCAAGCTCCCCTAAGCGCGTTAAGCCCAACTGACTCGCAGTTGTTGTCGTTATGAGGGCTCATAACGACAACAACTGCGAGTCAGTTGGGCCAAGGCAGCTACAACAACACATGCGTGCTACTACAGCGGTGCGACAACGGAATAGGTGCTTGAGTCACCCTGGATCGATTGGCTCTGCTTGCCGTCCACACCGACCGGGATGTCGCCGGCGACAGTCACGCGGTTGAGCTTGCGCGGCTGGCCGTCGTAGTTGTCGGGGGCGTAGTGCTGGGTGATGCGGTTGTCGAAGAGCACCAACTGGTTCGGTTCCCAGTTCACGCGCACCACGTTCTCCGGTCGGGTGACGTAGGCCTGCAGCAAGCGGATGATGTCCTTCGACTCCGTGTTGGAAAGCCCCACGATCCGCAGGCGCTGCGCGAAGCCCCCAATGAACAATCCGCGCTCGCCGGTGAGGGGATGGACACGCACCACGGGGTGGGCGGTTTCGAACTTGATCCGGGTGAATTCCTTGCGGCGTTCATCGGCATTCCCATGCTCGAGGTTCTTCGGCACCGAGTAGTCGTAGTCGTTGGTGTGGATCGCCCACAGCGTGTCCGCGAAGTTCCGGAGCTCGTCCGGCAAGTCCGCGTACGCTCCTGCCGAAGAAGCAATCAGGGTTTCGCCTCCATACGACGGAAGGTCGATGCTGCGCA is part of the Arthrobacter ramosus genome and harbors:
- a CDS encoding aldo/keto reductase; the protein is MTAKSKIASGRLIYGCMGLGGPWEGSEYGAAEVDQAAAAIEAAMGIGIDLFDHADIYRSGKSEAVFGEVLARTPGLREKIQLQTKCGIRLGQPGVEGHYDLSKDSILERVNGSLERLRTDYVDVLLLHRPDPLMEPAEVASAVGQLIAEGKVRQLGVSNMFGAQIAFLQDQLEVPIVANQLEMSLHRRAWLESTVLVNHDDALGYSFPHGTLEHCVGQGIELQAYGSLAQGRYTGSTPVFPTAADTATSALVAQLSDAKGVTPEAVLLGWLMKHPARISPVLGSSNPARIAACADAAAVAAAMTRTEWYGLWVAARGSKLP
- a CDS encoding TauD/TfdA dioxygenase family protein, which gives rise to MPVITETKLEFAKLGSRIGAEIRGFDLSGDLSPETAGQIRAALNEHKALVFREANILSDEAQVKFASHFGPLTTAHPTVASVEGEENVLPVDSENGSANNWHTDVTFVVNPPQASTLRSIDLPSYGGETLIASSAGAYADLPDELRNFADTLWAIHTNDYDYSVPKNLEHGNADERRKEFTRIKFETAHPVVRVHPLTGERGLFIGGFAQRLRIVGLSNTESKDIIRLLQAYVTRPENVVRVNWEPNQLVLFDNRITQHYAPDNYDGQPRKLNRVTVAGDIPVGVDGKQSQSIQGDSSTYSVVAPL